One part of the Deltaproteobacteria bacterium genome encodes these proteins:
- a CDS encoding 30S ribosomal protein S1, translating to MTEDNHETHAGAAGGGEDFGHLFEQSMRAVRPGEIVKGRVVLVARDHVTVDIGYKSEGQIGIHEFRDRDGQIGVKEGDEIDVYFEASESEDGGIVLSRQKAEQLRVWKDIEQAFEAQGAIEGTIVGKVKGGLKVDIGVAAFLPGSHADLRPARNLDRFIGQRTRFSILKFNRSRGNVVVSRRAVMERERMSLKGETLKVLEEGVILEGTVKNITDYGAFVDLGGIDGLLHITDMSWGRIGHPSEVLNVADKVRVVVLKYDPERERVSLGMKQIMPDPWHTVHERFAPGMKVHGKVVSLTDYGAFVELEKGVEGLIHVSEMSWTRRVSHPSKVLNPGDEIDVVVLDVDPANRRISLGLKQAEPNPWEMVKINHPVGSHIQGKVKSITDFGIFVGVDEGIDGLVHVSDLHWTKKVKHPSELFKKGDDVEAVVLGIDVENERISLGIKQLQEDPWNAMPSRYPVGGKVKGVVTSVTDFGVFVELEEGLEGLIHVSQLSTERVDKPSQVFSVGDTVEAEVTNVDPRERRIGLSIKALKRSEEREEVDSYLRRERESSKFSFEDILSEELRLDRDEGDRPAKAKGTFEK from the coding sequence ATGACCGAGGACAATCACGAAACGCATGCCGGTGCAGCGGGAGGCGGCGAGGATTTCGGCCACCTCTTCGAGCAGAGCATGCGGGCGGTCCGACCCGGGGAGATCGTCAAGGGCCGCGTCGTCTTGGTCGCGCGCGATCACGTCACCGTCGACATCGGCTACAAGAGCGAAGGGCAGATCGGCATCCATGAGTTCCGCGATCGCGACGGACAGATCGGCGTCAAGGAAGGCGACGAGATCGACGTCTATTTCGAAGCCTCGGAGTCCGAGGACGGCGGCATCGTCCTCTCGCGGCAGAAGGCCGAGCAGCTGCGGGTGTGGAAGGACATCGAGCAAGCCTTCGAGGCGCAGGGCGCGATCGAGGGCACGATCGTCGGCAAGGTGAAGGGCGGCCTGAAGGTCGACATCGGCGTCGCCGCGTTCCTGCCGGGCTCGCATGCGGATCTCCGTCCGGCCCGCAACCTCGATCGCTTCATCGGACAGCGCACGCGCTTCTCGATCCTCAAGTTCAACCGCTCACGCGGCAACGTCGTCGTCTCGCGCCGCGCCGTCATGGAGCGCGAGCGCATGTCGCTGAAGGGCGAGACGCTCAAGGTGCTCGAAGAAGGCGTGATCCTCGAGGGCACGGTGAAGAACATCACCGACTACGGCGCCTTCGTCGACCTCGGCGGCATCGACGGCCTGCTGCACATCACCGACATGTCGTGGGGCCGCATCGGCCATCCCTCGGAAGTGCTGAACGTCGCCGACAAGGTGCGGGTCGTCGTCCTCAAGTACGACCCCGAGCGCGAGCGCGTGTCCCTCGGCATGAAGCAGATCATGCCCGACCCGTGGCACACCGTGCACGAACGCTTCGCGCCCGGCATGAAGGTGCACGGCAAAGTCGTGAGCCTCACCGACTACGGTGCGTTCGTGGAGCTCGAGAAGGGGGTCGAGGGCCTGATCCACGTTTCCGAGATGTCCTGGACGCGGCGGGTGAGCCACCCGTCGAAGGTCCTGAACCCTGGCGACGAGATCGACGTGGTCGTCCTCGACGTCGATCCCGCCAATCGCCGCATCTCGCTCGGCTTGAAGCAGGCCGAGCCGAATCCCTGGGAGATGGTGAAGATCAACCATCCCGTCGGGAGCCACATCCAGGGCAAGGTGAAGAGCATCACGGACTTCGGGATCTTCGTCGGCGTCGACGAGGGGATCGACGGCCTCGTGCACGTCTCCGACCTGCACTGGACGAAGAAGGTCAAGCACCCGTCCGAGCTCTTCAAGAAGGGCGACGACGTCGAGGCGGTCGTGCTCGGCATCGACGTCGAGAACGAGCGGATCTCGCTCGGCATCAAGCAGCTCCAGGAGGATCCCTGGAACGCGATGCCGTCGCGCTACCCCGTCGGCGGCAAGGTGAAGGGCGTCGTCACCAGCGTCACCGACTTCGGCGTCTTCGTCGAGCTGGAGGAGGGTCTCGAAGGCCTCATCCACGTGAGCCAGCTTTCCACCGAGCGCGTCGACAAGCCCTCGCAGGTCTTCTCGGTCGGCGACACGGTCGAAGCCGAGGTCACCAACGTCGACCCGCGCGAGCGACGCATCGGCCTCAGCATCAAGGCGCTCAAGCGCAGCGAGGAGCGCGAAGAGGTCGACAGCTACCTCCGCCGCGAGCGGGAAAGCTCGAAGTTCTCCTTCGAGGACATCTTGAGCGAAGAGCTGCGCCTCGACCGTGACGAAGGCGACCGGCCCGCCAAGGCGAAGGGCACGTTCGAGAAGTAG
- the sppA gene encoding signal peptide peptidase SppA: protein MAQGRPIVRGLMVLSIAVVMFFAAATALTVGTDGKLGNLLSLGSKVGVVEVKGVISESDDVVDALKRFEKSPAIKAIVVRIESPGGGVAPSQEIYDAIRKVRESKPVVASMGGVAASGGYYIASACDTIVANPGTLTGSIGVIMELGNVEGLLQKLGVQPEIIKAGAYKDMGSLVRPMTDGERGLFQEMLDSVHTQFITAVAAGRGMNKDQVRALADGRIFSGEQAKVAGLVDELGGFEDALELAASKGGIEGEPRVTEARSSKEPWWWRLLFNFAPIPPFSSYRAFGLQIVYEGPFLR, encoded by the coding sequence ATGGCGCAAGGGCGTCCCATCGTGCGCGGGTTGATGGTGCTCTCCATCGCGGTCGTGATGTTCTTCGCCGCGGCGACCGCGCTGACGGTCGGCACCGACGGAAAGCTCGGGAACCTGCTATCGCTCGGCAGCAAGGTGGGCGTCGTCGAGGTGAAGGGGGTCATCAGCGAGAGCGACGACGTCGTCGATGCCCTCAAGCGCTTCGAGAAGAGCCCGGCGATCAAGGCGATCGTGGTCCGCATCGAGTCGCCGGGGGGCGGCGTCGCCCCCTCGCAGGAGATCTACGACGCGATCCGCAAGGTGCGGGAGTCGAAGCCGGTCGTCGCCTCGATGGGCGGCGTCGCGGCCTCGGGCGGGTACTACATCGCGAGCGCGTGCGACACGATCGTCGCCAACCCCGGGACGCTCACCGGCTCGATCGGCGTCATCATGGAGCTCGGCAACGTCGAAGGCCTGCTGCAGAAGCTCGGCGTCCAGCCCGAGATCATCAAGGCGGGGGCCTACAAGGACATGGGCTCGCTGGTGCGTCCGATGACGGACGGCGAGCGCGGCCTCTTCCAGGAGATGCTCGACAGCGTGCACACGCAGTTCATCACGGCGGTCGCGGCCGGGCGGGGGATGAACAAAGATCAGGTGCGAGCGCTCGCCGACGGCCGCATCTTCTCCGGCGAGCAGGCCAAGGTGGCCGGCCTGGTCGACGAGCTCGGAGGCTTCGAGGACGCGCTCGAGCTCGCCGCCTCGAAGGGGGGCATCGAAGGCGAGCCGCGCGTCACCGAGGCGCGCTCCAGCAAGGAGCCCTGGTGGTGGCGGCTGCTGTTCAACTTCGCGCCGATTCCGCCGTTTTCATCCTATCGCGCTTTCGGACTCCAAATCGTATACGAGGGCCCGTTTCTGCGCTGA
- a CDS encoding integration host factor subunit beta yields MTKRDLIDEVVKIYPRFSGRDAEVIVNAVFDSMTEALARGERIEIRGFGSFVVKHRQAREGRNPKTGAVVPVAAKRVPFFKVGKELKLRVDGKPVPESEREASQGA; encoded by the coding sequence ATGACCAAGCGGGATCTCATCGACGAGGTCGTCAAGATCTACCCGCGCTTTTCGGGTCGCGACGCCGAGGTCATCGTCAACGCGGTGTTCGACAGTATGACCGAGGCCCTGGCGCGCGGCGAGCGCATCGAGATCCGCGGGTTCGGAAGCTTCGTCGTCAAGCACCGCCAGGCCCGCGAGGGACGCAACCCCAAGACGGGCGCCGTCGTACCCGTCGCCGCGAAGCGGGTGCCGTTCTTCAAGGTCGGCAAGGAACTGAAGCTCCGCGTCGACGGCAAGCCGGTGCCCGAGAGCGAGCGCGAGGCGAGTCAGGGCGCCTGA
- a CDS encoding HIT domain-containing protein, whose protein sequence is MERLWAPWRMQYLENAAPSGCFFCAAVAGDDETSLLVVARDAHAVTMLNKFPYGHGHLLVAPREHVALPEDLADPAYAGLMRAVRRAARALWAAFAPEGMNVGMNLGRAAGAGVADHCHWHLLPRWNGDTNFMPVIGDVKVMSEHLEATLARIRAHYA, encoded by the coding sequence ATGGAGCGGCTCTGGGCCCCGTGGCGGATGCAGTACCTCGAGAACGCCGCGCCGTCGGGCTGCTTCTTCTGCGCCGCCGTCGCGGGCGACGACGAGACAAGCCTGCTCGTGGTCGCGCGCGATGCGCACGCCGTCACGATGCTCAACAAGTTCCCCTACGGTCATGGCCACCTCCTGGTGGCCCCCCGCGAGCACGTAGCGCTCCCGGAGGATCTCGCCGACCCGGCGTACGCCGGCCTCATGCGCGCCGTCCGGCGCGCGGCGCGGGCGCTCTGGGCCGCGTTCGCTCCCGAGGGCATGAACGTCGGGATGAATCTCGGCCGTGCCGCCGGCGCCGGCGTCGCCGACCATTGCCACTGGCACCTCTTGCCGCGCTGGAACGGCGACACCAACTTCATGCCGGTGATCGGTGACGTGAAGGTGATGTCCGAACACCTGGAAGCGACGCTGGCGCGGATCCGGGCGCACTACGCGTGA
- a CDS encoding EboA domain-containing protein translates to MERRRPEAFATWLADASLGPGAPFDRGAFEIAFAGAGRRFGDDAVGAGTTVSSAGRTWSITDWGLDEAARALLVLRGVAALPAAEHPGLVDGLYRAGALRERRAVLRVLALLPDPPRFCAIALDACRASAQPIFEAIACENPYPAACFTEPSFNQMALKAVFTGVAVARILDLETRRTADLARMAAAYADERRATGRPVPADLALLGAP, encoded by the coding sequence CTGGAACGACGCCGACCGGAAGCGTTCGCGACATGGCTCGCCGACGCCTCGCTCGGACCGGGCGCGCCCTTCGACCGCGGCGCCTTCGAGATCGCGTTCGCGGGCGCGGGACGCCGCTTCGGTGACGACGCCGTCGGCGCCGGGACGACGGTCAGCAGCGCCGGTCGGACGTGGTCGATCACCGACTGGGGCCTCGATGAGGCGGCGCGCGCGCTCCTCGTCCTCCGGGGCGTCGCCGCGCTCCCGGCGGCCGAGCACCCGGGCTTGGTCGACGGCCTCTATCGCGCCGGCGCGCTCCGCGAGCGCCGGGCCGTCCTCCGCGTGCTCGCGCTCCTCCCCGATCCGCCCCGCTTCTGCGCCATCGCCCTCGACGCCTGCCGCGCCAGCGCGCAGCCGATCTTCGAAGCGATCGCCTGCGAGAACCCGTATCCGGCGGCATGCTTCACGGAGCCGAGCTTCAATCAGATGGCCCTGAAAGCCGTCTTCACGGGCGTCGCCGTGGCCCGTATCCTGGACCTCGAGACGCGGCGAACCGCCGACCTCGCGCGCATGGCCGCCGCCTACGCCGACGAGCGCCGCGCCACGGGTCGCCCGGTTCCGGCCGATCTCGCATTGCTCGGCGCGCCATGA
- a CDS encoding TatD family hydrolase yields the protein MKLFDPHIHMTSRTTADYEAMAAAGITAVVEPAFWLGQPRTHVGTFEDYFAALVGWEPFRASQFGIRHFCTLALNPKEANDERIAAGVVALLPRYLAKDGVVAVGEVGYDEQTPAEDHWFAEQLELARRFELPALVHTPHRDKKRGTERSLALVRDLGFPEERVLIDHNNEETLPLVLRTGCWAGHSIYPNSKMDEPRMAALVRQYGSERIIINSAADWGISDPLKVPKTVAVMRAQGIPEDAIATIAWRNPVAFFAQSGRLVLDDGAGRTDAFAGNTVRRG from the coding sequence ATGAAGCTCTTCGACCCGCACATCCACATGACGTCGCGCACCACCGCCGACTACGAGGCGATGGCCGCGGCGGGCATCACCGCCGTCGTCGAGCCCGCGTTCTGGCTCGGGCAACCGCGCACCCACGTCGGCACCTTCGAGGACTACTTCGCCGCGCTCGTCGGCTGGGAGCCGTTCCGCGCGAGCCAGTTCGGAATCCGGCATTTCTGCACGCTCGCCTTGAACCCGAAGGAGGCGAACGACGAGCGCATCGCCGCCGGCGTCGTGGCGCTCCTGCCGCGCTATCTCGCGAAGGACGGCGTCGTCGCCGTCGGCGAGGTGGGCTACGACGAGCAGACGCCCGCCGAGGACCACTGGTTCGCCGAGCAGCTCGAGCTCGCCCGCCGCTTCGAGCTTCCCGCGCTCGTCCACACTCCCCACCGCGACAAGAAGCGCGGAACCGAGCGCAGCCTGGCGCTCGTCCGTGACCTCGGCTTTCCCGAGGAGCGCGTCCTCATCGATCACAACAACGAGGAGACGCTGCCGCTCGTGCTCCGCACCGGTTGCTGGGCCGGACATTCCATCTACCCGAACAGCAAGATGGACGAGCCGCGCATGGCGGCCCTGGTGCGGCAATACGGCAGCGAGCGCATCATCATCAACAGCGCGGCCGACTGGGGCATCAGCGATCCGCTCAAGGTGCCGAAGACGGTGGCGGTCATGCGCGCGCAGGGGATCCCCGAGGACGCGATCGCGACCATCGCGTGGCGGAACCCGGTGGCGTTCTTCGCGCAGAGCGGACGACTCGTCCTCGACGACGGCGCCGGGAGGACGGACGCGTTCGCGGGCAACACCGTCCGCCGCGGCTGA
- a CDS encoding alkaline phosphatase family protein: MHRTVVLNVVGLTPALLGDDTPNLTAFAAAGRMRPLATVLPAVTCTVQSSMVTGTPPRDHGAVANGWYFRDLAEIWFWRQSNHLVAGEKIWETAARRDPAFTCAKLFWWYNMYSSATWSVTPRPLYPADGRKLPDVYSTPIELRDELQAKLGTFPLFTFWGPGTDIGASRWIADCARHVYDTRRPTLTLAYLPHLDYVLQRLGPDDPRVAKDLREIDAVCGELIEHVRRDGARVIVLSEYGITEVRDAIHVNRALRAAGLLAIKNELGHDMLDAGASEAFAVADHQLAHVYVRRSERVSEVERLLSGLDGVERVLDADGKRAAGLDHPRSGELVAVAAADRWFSYYFWLDDARAPDYARTVDIHRKPGYDPVELFLDPSLWLPQLKVGWTLAKKAAGFRYLLDVIPLDTTLVRGSHGRLPGDPDAGPLVMTSEPDLLPERPAATDVKDLVLRHVFDPGAT; this comes from the coding sequence ATGCATCGTACCGTCGTTCTGAACGTCGTCGGCCTGACTCCGGCGCTCCTCGGCGACGACACGCCGAACCTCACCGCGTTCGCGGCCGCGGGCCGCATGCGGCCGCTCGCGACCGTGCTTCCGGCGGTCACGTGCACGGTGCAATCGAGCATGGTGACGGGTACGCCGCCGCGCGACCACGGAGCCGTCGCCAACGGCTGGTACTTCCGCGACCTCGCCGAGATCTGGTTCTGGCGGCAGTCGAACCATCTCGTCGCCGGCGAGAAGATCTGGGAGACGGCGGCGCGGCGCGACCCCGCCTTCACCTGCGCCAAGCTGTTCTGGTGGTACAACATGTACAGCAGCGCGACCTGGTCGGTGACGCCGCGGCCGCTCTATCCCGCCGACGGGCGCAAGCTTCCCGACGTCTACAGCACGCCGATCGAGCTGCGTGACGAGCTGCAGGCGAAGCTCGGTACGTTTCCGCTCTTCACGTTCTGGGGCCCGGGCACCGACATCGGGGCGAGCCGGTGGATCGCCGACTGCGCGCGCCACGTCTACGACACTCGCCGGCCGACCTTGACCCTCGCCTACCTGCCGCACCTCGACTACGTGCTGCAACGCCTCGGACCCGACGACCCGCGGGTCGCGAAGGACCTCCGCGAGATCGACGCGGTCTGCGGCGAGCTCATCGAGCATGTCCGCCGCGACGGCGCGCGCGTGATCGTGCTCTCCGAGTACGGCATCACCGAGGTGCGCGACGCGATCCACGTGAACCGCGCGCTCCGCGCCGCGGGGCTGCTGGCGATCAAGAACGAGCTCGGCCACGACATGCTCGACGCCGGCGCGTCGGAGGCCTTCGCGGTCGCGGATCACCAGCTCGCCCACGTCTACGTCCGGCGCTCGGAGCGCGTCTCCGAGGTTGAGCGCCTGCTGTCGGGCCTCGATGGCGTGGAGCGCGTGCTCGACGCCGACGGGAAGCGCGCCGCCGGCCTCGACCACCCGCGCTCCGGCGAGCTCGTCGCGGTCGCCGCGGCCGACCGCTGGTTCAGCTACTACTTCTGGCTCGACGACGCGCGCGCTCCCGACTACGCGCGCACCGTCGACATCCATCGCAAGCCCGGATACGACCCCGTCGAGCTCTTCCTCGATCCGTCCCTCTGGCTACCGCAGCTCAAGGTGGGCTGGACCCTCGCGAAGAAAGCGGCCGGCTTCCGCTATCTGCTCGACGTGATTCCGCTCGACACCACGCTCGTGCGGGGATCGCACGGGCGGCTGCCCGGCGATCCCGACGCCGGGCCGCTCGTCATGACGAGCGAGCCCGACCTCCTTCCCGAGCGCCCGGCCGCAACCGACGTGAAGGATCTCGTCCTCCGCCACGTCTTCGATCCCGGGGCGACGTAG
- a CDS encoding GAF domain-containing protein, translated as MPDDLDRRLRATLADGSDDARFAAALRMIQEDFGAEIGTIHRLDPDEHLHLVAASAGLPAPVLAASRRIPLGKGIAGEAAQTARPVTLCNLQTDTSGVARPGARATGAGGSLCVPILDGARVVGTLGIGWMRERAIADEEAARLTALGRVLGAAFVDAHRPGV; from the coding sequence ATGCCCGACGATCTCGACCGACGACTCCGCGCCACGCTCGCGGACGGCTCCGACGACGCACGCTTTGCCGCGGCCCTTCGGATGATTCAGGAAGACTTCGGTGCGGAGATCGGTACGATCCATCGCCTCGACCCGGACGAGCACCTGCACCTCGTGGCCGCGAGCGCCGGCCTGCCCGCGCCCGTGCTCGCGGCGAGCCGCCGGATTCCGCTCGGCAAGGGCATCGCGGGTGAAGCGGCGCAGACGGCGAGGCCGGTGACGCTCTGCAATCTGCAGACGGACACGAGCGGCGTCGCGCGCCCGGGCGCCAGGGCGACCGGCGCCGGCGGATCGCTCTGCGTTCCGATCCTCGACGGCGCGCGCGTCGTCGGCACCCTCGGCATCGGCTGGATGCGCGAGCGCGCGATCGCCGACGAGGAGGCCGCCCGGCTGACCGCGCTCGGCCGCGTCCTCGGCGCGGCCTTCGTCGACGCGCACCGACCCGGAGTGTAG
- a CDS encoding UbiA family prenyltransferase, giving the protein MTLAVALRLGRVSNLPTVWTNVLAAAALAGVSLASPALGAVVLACSVFYVGGMFLNDAFDRESDARERPERPIPAGLVPAHEVFGAGYGLLATGLAIIAVTGTAALGTALPGVAAAVALAAGIVLYDVRHKGNPLAPLLMGVCRVLVYVTTAATLTGTVGVAVVGWAVVLFAYLVGLTAVARHATLGARPGLVARLIAGIALVDGLAIAGTGQLGAAAACVVAFGLTLALQRWVSGT; this is encoded by the coding sequence ATGACGCTCGCCGTGGCGCTCCGTCTCGGGCGGGTCTCGAACCTGCCGACGGTCTGGACGAACGTCCTCGCCGCGGCGGCGCTCGCCGGGGTGTCGCTCGCGAGCCCGGCGCTCGGCGCGGTCGTTCTCGCCTGCTCGGTCTTCTACGTCGGCGGCATGTTCCTGAACGACGCCTTCGACCGGGAGAGCGATGCGCGCGAGCGACCGGAGCGGCCCATCCCGGCGGGGCTCGTCCCGGCACACGAGGTGTTCGGCGCGGGATACGGCCTCCTCGCGACGGGGCTCGCGATCATCGCCGTCACGGGCACGGCGGCTCTCGGCACGGCGCTGCCGGGCGTCGCCGCCGCCGTGGCGCTCGCCGCCGGGATCGTACTTTACGACGTCCGGCACAAGGGCAACCCGCTGGCGCCGCTGCTCATGGGAGTCTGTCGAGTGCTCGTCTACGTGACGACGGCGGCCACGCTCACGGGCACCGTCGGCGTCGCGGTCGTCGGCTGGGCGGTCGTGCTGTTCGCGTATCTGGTCGGCCTCACCGCCGTCGCGCGTCACGCGACGCTCGGCGCGCGGCCGGGACTCGTCGCGCGGCTGATCGCGGGAATCGCGCTCGTGGACGGCCTCGCCATCGCGGGCACGGGTCAGCTCGGAGCGGCGGCGGCGTGCGTCGTCGCGTTCGGGCTGACGCTCGCGCTGCAGCGCTGGGTCTCTGGCACCTGA
- the eboE gene encoding metabolite traffic protein EboE produces the protein MKLAIPGEPHLTYCTNIHPGETWPEVRANLERHVTSVKRAVAADRSFGIGLRLSAAAADALAEPAELAALRNWLAAEGMYVFTVNGFPYGAFHGTRVKERVYEPDWRDERRVAYSDRLATLLAALLPEDHGRYGSVSTVPGAFRPSAPGAADRAAIADALVRHVARLVALEAETGRWVRLALEPEPWCLLETVEDAVGFFHAHLWTAAAAARLAAHTGRTPAASADLLRRHLGLCFDACHMAVEFADPEAAIDRLRAAEIDLVKVQVSAGMTATLGGDADGATRTALAAFADDIYLHQVVERRGAELRRFLDLPDALAAPPADPGPREWRVHFHVPLFRENLGVLRSTRAWAAALLRRLAADGYAGHLEIETYTWDVLPPGFRDVSVATAVARELCWTMDRLGA, from the coding sequence GTGAAGCTCGCCATCCCCGGCGAGCCGCACCTCACGTACTGCACCAACATCCATCCCGGCGAGACCTGGCCGGAGGTGCGCGCGAACCTGGAGCGCCACGTGACCTCGGTGAAGCGTGCAGTCGCCGCCGACCGCTCGTTCGGCATCGGCCTTCGCCTCTCCGCGGCCGCCGCGGACGCGCTCGCGGAGCCGGCGGAGCTCGCGGCGCTGCGGAACTGGCTTGCCGCCGAGGGGATGTACGTCTTCACGGTGAACGGCTTTCCCTACGGCGCGTTTCACGGCACGCGCGTGAAGGAGCGCGTGTACGAGCCGGATTGGCGCGACGAGCGGCGCGTCGCCTACTCGGATCGGCTGGCGACGCTGCTCGCGGCGCTCCTGCCGGAGGATCACGGCCGCTATGGCAGCGTCAGTACGGTTCCCGGAGCCTTTCGACCGAGCGCACCGGGTGCGGCGGATCGCGCCGCGATCGCCGACGCTCTCGTGCGCCACGTCGCGCGGCTCGTCGCGCTCGAGGCGGAGACGGGACGGTGGGTGCGGCTCGCGCTCGAGCCCGAGCCGTGGTGCCTCCTCGAGACGGTCGAGGACGCCGTCGGGTTCTTTCACGCGCACCTCTGGACGGCCGCGGCCGCCGCGCGCCTCGCCGCGCACACGGGGAGAACGCCGGCGGCGAGCGCTGACCTGCTGCGCCGTCATCTCGGTCTCTGCTTCGACGCCTGCCACATGGCGGTCGAGTTCGCCGATCCCGAGGCGGCGATCGATCGGCTGCGCGCGGCGGAGATCGATCTCGTGAAGGTGCAGGTGAGCGCCGGGATGACGGCGACGCTCGGGGGCGACGCGGACGGAGCGACGCGCACCGCGCTGGCGGCGTTCGCGGACGACATCTACCTGCACCAGGTCGTGGAGCGGCGCGGCGCCGAGCTCCGCCGATTTCTCGACCTGCCCGACGCGCTCGCCGCGCCGCCGGCCGATCCGGGCCCGCGCGAATGGCGGGTCCATTTCCACGTGCCCCTCTTCCGCGAGAACCTGGGAGTGCTCCGCAGTACGCGGGCGTGGGCCGCGGCGCTCCTCCGCCGCCTGGCCGCCGACGGCTACGCGGGACACCTCGAGATCGAGACCTACACCTGGGACGTCCTGCCCCCGGGGTTCCGCGACGTATCGGTCGCGACGGCGGTCGCACGCGAACTCTGCTGGACCATGGATCGGCTCGGAGCATGA
- a CDS encoding 3-dehydroquinate synthase, whose protein sequence is MSLHWQRITVPFDYPVYFTRDVLAAANGDLVEAIARREPERRHRLLAVIDDGVARAWPGIVGRVAAYVAAHAERLTLAAEPLVVAGGERVKNEHGELGRLHARLHALGIDRQSVVVAIGGGAVLDMAGYAAATAHRGVRVVRVPTTVLAQADSGVNVKNGINAFGSKNFLGTFAPPFAVLNDREWLATLERRDVVAGMAEAAKVAVVRDAGFFAWLEAAVDDLAGGVLDRVAALVERSARLHLAHIAGSGDPFELGSARPLDFGHWAAHKLEMLTAHRLRHGEAVAIGMALDTCYAAEIGMLATSARDRIVRLLRALGLPTYDRALRLCGAGERPRILDGLAEFREHLGGELTVTLLTDIGRGVEVHEMREDLIGRAVDLLAHGALAS, encoded by the coding sequence ATGTCCCTCCACTGGCAGCGGATCACCGTGCCCTTCGACTATCCCGTCTATTTCACGCGGGACGTGCTGGCGGCGGCGAACGGTGATCTCGTGGAGGCGATCGCGCGGCGCGAGCCAGAGCGGCGCCATCGCCTATTGGCCGTGATCGACGACGGCGTGGCGCGGGCATGGCCCGGCATCGTGGGGCGCGTCGCGGCGTACGTCGCCGCGCATGCCGAGCGGCTGACCCTCGCGGCGGAGCCGCTCGTCGTCGCGGGCGGCGAGCGCGTCAAGAACGAGCACGGGGAGCTCGGTCGGCTGCACGCGCGCCTGCATGCCCTCGGCATCGACCGGCAGAGCGTCGTCGTGGCGATCGGCGGCGGCGCGGTGCTCGACATGGCGGGGTACGCGGCGGCGACCGCGCACCGGGGGGTCCGCGTCGTGCGCGTTCCGACCACGGTTCTCGCGCAGGCGGACTCCGGCGTCAACGTGAAGAACGGGATCAATGCTTTCGGCAGCAAGAACTTCCTCGGGACGTTCGCCCCGCCCTTCGCGGTCCTGAACGACCGGGAGTGGCTCGCCACCCTCGAGCGGCGCGACGTCGTCGCGGGCATGGCGGAGGCGGCGAAGGTCGCGGTCGTCCGCGACGCCGGGTTCTTCGCGTGGCTCGAAGCGGCCGTCGACGACCTCGCCGGCGGTGTTCTGGATCGCGTCGCGGCGCTCGTCGAGCGGAGCGCCCGCCTCCACCTGGCGCACATCGCGGGCTCCGGCGATCCTTTCGAGCTCGGCAGCGCGCGTCCGCTGGATTTCGGGCACTGGGCGGCGCACAAGCTCGAGATGCTGACCGCTCATCGGCTGCGACACGGGGAGGCGGTCGCGATCGGCATGGCGCTCGACACGTGCTACGCGGCCGAGATCGGCATGCTGGCGACGAGCGCGCGTGATCGCATCGTACGCCTGCTCCGCGCCCTCGGACTTCCGACGTACGACCGGGCGCTCCGCCTGTGCGGCGCGGGCGAGCGGCCTCGCATTCTCGACGGGCTCGCGGAGTTCCGCGAGCACCTCGGCGGCGAGCTCACGGTCACGCTGCTCACGGACATCGGGCGCGGCGTCGAGGTGCACGAGATGCGCGAGGACCTGATCGGCCGCGCCGTGGACCTGCTCGCACACGGAGCGCTCGCCTCGTGA